Within Nocardia higoensis, the genomic segment GTCGTCGCGAGCGTCACCGAGTTGCCCGCCACTGCCCAGGTCGCGCGCTACCTCCAGTGCAAGCCAGGAACGTTGCTCCTGCGCCGCCGGCGACTGCGGTATGTGACCAAACCTCAAGTCCCTGAACAGCTGGCCATGATCGCGGACACCTGGACGCCGCTCGACATCGCGAACATGGAGATCGACGGCATCGCGCCACTTCGTGTCGACAGCAACGTCGTGTACCCCGGCGGGATCTACCGGGCGCTCGGATTCCGCCAAGTGCAATTCTCCGACGAAATCACTGTTCGTATGCCTGAACCCGACGAAGCAGGCCTGCTCGACCAGCAACCCGGAACACCCGTCGGCCAGCACGCCCGGGTCGGCATCGACGCCAGCGGCCGCCGAGTGCGCGTACTCCTCAGCGTGTTCTCCGGCGACGCCCTCCGACTGCGCTACGACCTCCACGTCCCCGAAAACCGGCCCGCCCCCAACGGCGTCGCCCATCCCGAAAGGACATCCTGATGACTGTGCCTGAACCCGACCGCTACGACCCCACAGGCGAGGCCGCCGTCTGGAACCGCGCATCCGAACTCGTGATGTCCATGCGCGACCCCAACCTGTCCGAAGACTGGAACACCGCCCTCGAACAGGCAGCCCGAGCCCTCAGCAACGAGAGCCGCGGAATCCGCCAGGGCCCCGGCGGCATGTACTACCGCTCGATCACGGGCAGTAATCACCAACCGCTGTCCGACTGACCGCCCGCTAACGGTCCCGCCCTCGACGAAAGGACGACATGCCCGACTACGTCTGGTACGCCGCCTACGGCTCCAACCTCCATGCCCAGCGGCTGGCGTACTACATCGAGGGCGGGACCCCGCCGGGGACAAACCACGTCTATCCCGGCTTCCGAGACCAAACACCTCCACTCAAAACCCGCGCGTTGACGCTGCCAGGAACGATCTACTTCGCCTGGAACAGTCCAGTCTGGACTGGTGGAGTCGCCTTCTACGCCACCGAACCGGCTGCTGGTTGGCCCACGGACGCCGCAGTCCGCGGCTACCTCCTGACCACTGGCCAGTTCTCAGATCTGCTCACACAGGAGATGTACCGCGAACCCTCCGAGGACCTCGACCTCACCGAGGTCCTCACGGCCGGCCGTAGCCAGCTCGGCCCCGGCAGGTACGAGACCCTCGTCCTGGCCGACACCATCGACGGCTGGCCCGTGCTGACGTTTACCTCTCCGTGGGACGTGAACACTGTTGAGCTGCAACGACCTTCGGAGCGGTACGTCAGAATGGTGAGCAGCGGCCTGCATGAGGCCCACCGCTGGCCCGCTGCCCGCATCCGGGACTACCTGCGCGAGCGCCCCGGGATTCGCGGTGAGTGGCGCGACGAAGACCTCACCGAGGTTGTGCACCAAGCTCTCTCACAGCATGAGAGCGACTAGTCAAGCGACACGCCGCTTTCGGGCACCCACAAATTGTGGGAAATCGGTCGCGGCGTGTCGGCACCCACTCCGACGCCGGACAGACTTATATAACACGCATGCGTGCAACACGAGGAAAGCCAACTCTCATCGAAATCGACGAGACACTCCTGGCCGAGGTGAAAGCGGAAGCCGCAGCTTGTGGCATGACTTACCGCGCCTTCTTCCACGCTGCGCTCGCTCGTGAGCTGGAAGCTCGCCGATCTGCCTCCATGCAACAGGCAAGCTGATCTTCCATCTGCCGCTGCGATGCTGTCGGGCGCTTGGCGCGTCCGGCGGTAGCCTGCCACGCACCAAGATCTACATGATGTCGACTTTGAGGAGCGCTCCGGAGAAGTAGCCAGCCAGGGCAGGGCCCTGACAGAACAACTCCATAAAACGCGAGAAACCCCCCGGCCTAGCCCGCCGAGGGGTTGGTCTCGCCCACTGAAGGGGCTTTTGCTTGAACGGCAGGTCTCAGGGTAGCGCACGTGCCTACAACGGGACGCGCGTACACACCCTTTCGCGTACAAAATGTGCGCCTTACCACTCTCACCAGCGAAAACGGCATAGTCCGAGACGGTCACCGGGCCGTGTCGGTCTCTCATTCGCGGGACTTTTCCGGCTTCCGCCGTTGCGGCTGCAGCTGCCCGAGGACGCCTACGTCGGCGTGCCCTCCTGCTGGTGGTCACGACCACGGTGGATAGCGCACAACCTCGCGCTCTACGACACCCACTACACCGCCCTGCGAGCCGCTGGCCGATGCGAATCGGTGAGCCGAAAGACGTTCCTGGCCTACCTGCTCGGCGAATCCAGCGGCGCCGACTACAGCACCGGCCGCAACTCCCGGGTATCGGTTCGCCACCTCCAAACCGTCACCCACCGCAGCGAATCCACCGTGCACCGCTGCCGACGCCTGGTCGGAGTGTTCGCCACCCGCACAGTCGTGTTCCGCGGCCGCCAACGCACCAAACTCGAACGCCTGGACTCCTGGAGCCAAGAGGACAGCGGCCGCGGCTGGACAGCCGTGTCCGCACTGCACGAATCCCCCTCGCTCCCTGTGGATAACTCCCTCGTCGAAACCCACCTCGAATCCCTCTCCCACCAGGGTTTTGGCACCCCACCAGTGCGTAGCACTGGTTCCGGATATATCTCCCATCCCAGCTCGGTTTCTCCCAACGAGAACGGGAAGGAAAGACGCGCTCCGCGCGGCCAGGACACGAGGAGGGCTCGCCGGGCACCTCGGGCATACGACCCCAGGGCCCTGCTGCTGGCCTCCAGATGCCGCGCAGACGAACGTTTCCCGCTCTGGCTACGCCAGGCGGGCCGACAGGGGCTTGCGGCCGTGCTGACGCGACGAGCAGTCGACGGTGGATGGACCGTCGACGACGTCGCAGCCGCCCTCGACCAGGTCTACCTGTCCGGCCGGCGGATCTACGCCCGGCCACGCGATCCCTACGCCTACCTGGCGCACTTGCTCAAGCCCATCCCGATCGACGAGCCGCCGATGCTGCTGGACCGTGCCCGCGAGGTCGCCTACGAACTCGAGCAGCGCGCGGTCGTGCGAGCCGAGCGCGAGCGGCGCCGGGCCGAAGCGATCGCGAAAGCCCCCGCCGCCCCCGACTCGCCCGCCCGCATCGCAGCCCGAGCGACCGCCGCCGCGATCAGCCACCGTGCCATCAGCACCTCAGCGGCCACCCGCGCGGCCGCCGAGGAAGCACGCCGTGAGATCGCCCGCCTCGCCCGCGAGCAGTGAGCCCCGTGCAGGAGCACCTCGCCGATTGGTCCCGGCACACCGTGAGTCAGTACGAACCCTATGTCGGTGACATGCCCTATCGGCCCCACTGCCCCTACTGCCCATATGGCTTATTCGGCGGAGGGTTTCGGTATGGGTGGCCAGCGGTCGCCGTCGTTGTAGCGGTTCTCGTGGTCGGCGCAGGCCTGGGCGATCGCGGTGCGGATGAACTGCTGCTTGGTCTTCACCCCGGTGTGTGGGTAGGTGTAGGCCAGCACGGACTCCAGGCGCTCGGCGAGTTCGGTCGGCAGGGACAGCAGGATGTCGGTGGTGTCGGCCGGCCTTTTGGGCCGCCGGGCATCCCTGCTAGCGCTATTGCCCATATGGCCCCTACTGGCTGCATGCTGGGGTTCGTCGACTATGGGCGATGTGGACTGGGGGTCTCGACGGCCGAAGGGGTTCCGGCGAGGTGCGGCGGCGGTGTCGGGCTTGGGCAGCTCGGGCTTGGGGATGGTCACGCGGCGGCCCTCCTGTCGATGCCGTCGAGGATGTCGGCGAAGTTGTCGGCCAGCCAGCGCGTGCGCGCTGACGGCTTGGGGTGCTGGTCCATGCCGAGGCCGGCGTTGGTCAGCCTCGAGATGTCGGCGAGCTTGGGAATCGGCTGTCCCAGCACGGGCACAGCGGCATTCGCGCAGTACTCCCGGATGTAGGTGGCGTTCTCGGCGTGGTCGTTGCGGTTGGCGTCGAACAGATTGATGACCACACCGGCCACGCGTAGCTCGTAGTCTGCGAACTCGTAGAGGTCGTTGATCGCGGAGAACACCGAGATCATGCCCTCGATGTGGTCGAACTCCGGCGCCACCACGATCAGCACGTTGTCCGAGGACAGCATCGCCGCACGGGTGATCAGATCGACCGCGGGACGGCAGTCGAACAGCACCCGCCCGTTCTTGCGCGCCTCCCGAAACGCGCGCCGCACCGACAAATCACCACCGGTCTGCCCCAGCAGCGTGTCCTGCACTTCCTGCATCTCCCCGAACCCGCTGGGCGCCACGTAGATCCCTGAACGGGTCCGAGCCGGGAGCACCACATCCTCCAACGGCCGGCCCACCCGCCGGTCGAGCACATCGGCCAGCGTCCCGGT encodes:
- a CDS encoding GntR family transcriptional regulator, giving the protein METMNRRPRWKIVYDELRDQITSGGLQPGDKVPTELELAERYSFSRPTVREAIRRLEQEGLLTAAIAGIGRTVRSRDLITWHLTKFELGAYSDDPINMVDQWEADAHADGWSTRQVVASVTELPATAQVARYLQCKPGTLLLRRRRLRYVTKPQVPEQLAMIADTWTPLDIANMEIDGIAPLRVDSNVVYPGGIYRALGFRQVQFSDEITVRMPEPDEAGLLDQQPGTPVGQHARVGIDASGRRVRVLLSVFSGDALRLRYDLHVPENRPAPNGVAHPERTS
- a CDS encoding DUF2637 domain-containing protein — translated: MGPIGHVTDIGFVLTHGVPGPIGEVLLHGAHCSRARRAISRRASSAAARVAAEVLMARWLIAAAVARAAMRAGESGAAGAFAIASARRRSRSARTTARCSSS
- a CDS encoding ParA family protein produces the protein MTTTAVMNLKGGPGKTVLVNGLAHAAAARDEDVLIGDVDPQGNSTSHLTGHNARNLPSTGTLADVLDRRVGRPLEDVVLPARTRSGIYVAPSGFGEMQEVQDTLLGQTGGDLSVRRAFREARKNGRVLFDCRPAVDLITRAAMLSSDNVLIVVAPEFDHIEGMISVFSAINDLYEFADYELRVAGVVINLFDANRNDHAENATYIREYCANAAVPVLGQPIPKLADISRLTNAGLGMDQHPKPSARTRWLADNFADILDGIDRRAAA
- a CDS encoding histone deacetylase translates to MPDYVWYAAYGSNLHAQRLAYYIEGGTPPGTNHVYPGFRDQTPPLKTRALTLPGTIYFAWNSPVWTGGVAFYATEPAAGWPTDAAVRGYLLTTGQFSDLLTQEMYREPSEDLDLTEVLTAGRSQLGPGRYETLVLADTIDGWPVLTFTSPWDVNTVELQRPSERYVRMVSSGLHEAHRWPAARIRDYLRERPGIRGEWRDEDLTEVVHQALSQHESD